TCCGCGCCAAAGCCGCCGCCGGGCTGCGTTTCGTCAACAGCGTGGGCCTGCCGCGCGTCGGTCCGCCAGACGTCACTCGCGCGCGTTTTGAAAATGTCCTCGAGTTTTTCAACGACTTCGCCGCCACCGAACCGCTTGCCATGAAGATGGCCATCAGCGGCGGCGTGCAGCGCGCGCCCGACATCGGTGCCGCCCATCTTGAGGCCGCGCTCATGCGTGACCACGGGCTGCTCAATCAGAGTCACTTCCTCGAAAGCCCGGAGCGCGTCGACGAACAGCAGGCCAAGTTTGCCTGGTATGAGGAAGCCGGCGCCCTCGGCCCGCAGCTCATTTTTGGCCACTTCATTCAAGTCAACGACGAGATCGTGACCAAAGCCGCCGAGACCGGCTGCCGCATGTGCTGGCAACCCACGTCCAACGGCCGCCTCGCCTCCGGCATCCCCGATGTCACGCGCTATCGCGAGGCCGGCATGATCGTGGGCATGGGCCTCGACGATCAGAGCTGCACCGACATTTCCGACCCCTTCCAGAACATGCGCATCGGCATGTATACGATGCGCGCGCTGCACAGCGACGCCGCCGCCATGCCGATCGGCGACATCCTCTTTCTCCACACTCTGGGCAGCGCCGAGCTCCTCGATATCGATGACGACGTCGGCAGCCTCGAAGTCGGAAAATACGCCGACTTCCTCGTCGTCGATCCGCGCGATCCCGACACCGGACCGATCCACAATCCGCTCGCTTCCTACGTGCTCGCCTGCGGTCTGCGCAATCTTGACCTCGTCTACGTCGCCGGCCGCCCGGTCGCCGACGGCACCACCATGTTGAGTTACGACGAAACCGAAGTGCGCCGCGAGGTCGACACCCGCATGGCTCGCATCAAAGCCGACATCGCCGCCGCTGCCGCCGCGACGTCGACCGATTCATGAACGCTTCGCGCTCAATGATGTCCGCCCGCCTTCGCCCGTTTGCCCGCCACGGCCGCCTCGACGGCCAACGCGGCTTTGACGTCGAGCGCCGTGATCTGCTTGCCCTGATCGTAGGTGGTGAAGCCGACGTAAACCTTGCCGTAGATGTTGCGGATCTCGGGGTGATGATCGAGCTCCTCCAGCGAGTAGGACATGCGCACAATCATCGCGACCGCATCCTGAAAGGTGCCGGCCACGAAGACCTTGTAGAGAATCCCCTCCTGCGCCACCCAGCCGGGCAGCTCGGCCAGCGCGGTCTCGATCTCAGTCTCCGACAGGAGCTGCGTGCGGTCCGGATTGAGGTGCGGGTAAACCGGCTCGAGGCCGAGTTCCGCACTGTCCACCGCGCTCGCCGTCAGCGCCGCCGCGCCCATCGCCAAGCCACCGATCACGCCGCGCCACCACCGACTTTTTGGAATCATCATGCCCCGGCCCTCAGCAGGTCGGATGCCGTCTCCCTGTAGTTAATTCTTCAATACCATGCCACGTCCGCGCTCTGCCTCCTTTCACCGCCTGATCCTGCTGCTGCTCGCCGCCGCCGTGAGTGTAGCCCCGCTGTCCGCCGCCAAGCTGCTGGTGAAAAATGCCACCCTCATCACCATGGCCGATGATGCGGCGGAACCGTTCGTGGGTTGGTTCACCGTCGGCGAAGACGGCCGCATCGCCGCACTCGCCGCCGGAGACGCGCCCGCCGACGTTAGCGCCGACTCCACCATCGACGCCGCCGGCAAACTCATCGCGCCGGGCTTCATCTCCGCCCACAGCCACATCTTCATGAGTCCGCTGCGCGGCCTCGGTCACGACGTGACACTCTACGGCTGGTTCCGCGCCTGGGACCGATACCTGAGCCACACCACCGCCGAGGATGTGTATTGGTTTACCCTCCACGGCTCCCTCGACTTCCTGCGCAACGGCATCACCACCGCCTACGACTTCACCTACAACGGCGGCGTCGGCAAACCGGCCATCGGTCCCGGCGAGAAAGTGCCGCCGCCCGTGCTGAAAGCCGGTCCCTTCGAGCAGATGCAGATCGACGCCAAGATCGACGCCGGCATGCGCTTCGTCGACAGCCTCTTTATCTTCGAACTCGATACCGTCTCCGAGACGCGTGCCCGTTTTGAGGAGATCCTCGCCTACGGTGCCGAACGGCAGGCCGAGTCGGACCTCTTGCTCAAGATGGCCATCAGCGGCCGCGTGCAGTTTGAGCCCAATAAAGAAACCGCCTACATGGAGGCCGCCTTCATGCGCGACTACGGTCTGCTCAACCAGTCCCACTTCCTCGAGAGCCCCGAGCGCGTGCCGGAGCAGCAGCAGAAGTTTGAATGGTATGTCGAAGCTGGCGCCGTCGGCCCGCAGCTCATTTTTGGCCACTTCATTCACGTGAATGATCACATCCTCGACACCGTGCAGGCCGCCGGCGCCAAGATGTCCTGGCAACCCACCTCCAACGGCCGCCTCGCCGATGGCATCGCCGACATCGTGGAATATCGCCGCCGCGGCATCCCGGTTGCCGTGGGCCTCGACGACCAGAGCTGCACCGACGTTTCCGATCCCTTCCAGAACATGCGCATTGGGCTCTACACCATGCGCGGTCTGCACAAAGACGCCACCGTGCTCTCCGTCCATGACATGCTGCGCCTGCACACACTCGGCAGTGCCGAGGTGCTCGGCATCGAAGACGACGTCGGCTCGCT
This portion of the Actomonas aquatica genome encodes:
- a CDS encoding amidohydrolase family protein, producing the protein MPCTRAYAPVVRFTHRRTFGALLLLLSLSLSPSFAASLLVKNARLITVDPAQPDVFVGWFSVDAEGRIDALAAGEPPADLVADSTLDAAGRFVAPGFISAHSHIYMSPVRGVGFDSTLYGWGSALGPILKRTTGDDIYWFTLHGALDFLRNGITTAYDFTNSGVDRIAAVGLNEKVPYGVQRPGPFEENQIRAKAAAGLRFVNSVGLPRVGPPDVTRARFENVLEFFNDFAATEPLAMKMAISGGVQRAPDIGAAHLEAALMRDHGLLNQSHFLESPERVDEQQAKFAWYEEAGALGPQLIFGHFIQVNDEIVTKAAETGCRMCWQPTSNGRLASGIPDVTRYREAGMIVGMGLDDQSCTDISDPFQNMRIGMYTMRALHSDAAAMPIGDILFLHTLGSAELLDIDDDVGSLEVGKYADFLVVDPRDPDTGPIHNPLASYVLACGLRNLDLVYVAGRPVADGTTMLSYDETEVRREVDTRMARIKADIAAAAAATSTDS
- a CDS encoding 4a-hydroxytetrahydrobiopterin dehydratase; protein product: MMIPKSRWWRGVIGGLAMGAAALTASAVDSAELGLEPVYPHLNPDRTQLLSETEIETALAELPGWVAQEGILYKVFVAGTFQDAVAMIVRMSYSLEELDHHPEIRNIYGKVYVGFTTYDQGKQITALDVKAALAVEAAVAGKRAKAGGHH
- a CDS encoding amidohydrolase family protein, which gives rise to MPRPRSASFHRLILLLLAAAVSVAPLSAAKLLVKNATLITMADDAAEPFVGWFTVGEDGRIAALAAGDAPADVSADSTIDAAGKLIAPGFISAHSHIFMSPLRGLGHDVTLYGWFRAWDRYLSHTTAEDVYWFTLHGSLDFLRNGITTAYDFTYNGGVGKPAIGPGEKVPPPVLKAGPFEQMQIDAKIDAGMRFVDSLFIFELDTVSETRARFEEILAYGAERQAESDLLLKMAISGRVQFEPNKETAYMEAAFMRDYGLLNQSHFLESPERVPEQQQKFEWYVEAGAVGPQLIFGHFIHVNDHILDTVQAAGAKMSWQPTSNGRLADGIADIVEYRRRGIPVAVGLDDQSCTDVSDPFQNMRIGLYTMRGLHKDATVLSVHDMLRLHTLGSAEVLGIEDDVGSLEPGKFADFLIVDPRAPDTGPVYDPLATYVLACSLRNLQQVYVGGELRADGLTLPGQDEAQLRAEIDTRTDRIRAFAIAEDHVVAAALARRDGDDEQAIAELTAAIAAAPTYADPYIERAQIYYYRGDHAASSRDFRAAVAADPTSARALIYRGDLVARAVDRDWAASEADYAKALELDPHFHGYHAYTAELYLYSGDPARAVAEAGQGIAREPDNLIHQINLAHGLAFSGDLAAAKRIYLELYDEEIFPGRKGAAFALSDFKKIRATGAVDYPQIAELTPWLENLARP